ACGGGGACGCGGACAGCCATCTCGACGCGCTCTGCCACGTGCTGTTCGACGGCGAGCTCTACAACGGGGTGCCGGCGAGCACGGTGACCCAGGACGGCGCAGGTTCGCTCTCTCTCGACGAGGTACGGGACGGCATCGTCGGCCGCGGGGTGTTGCTGGACATCCCGCGGCTGCGGGGCGTGCCCTGGCTGGAGCCCGGCGACCATGTGACGGCCGACGACCTGACCGCGGCCGAGGCCGCCCAGGGGGTCCGGGTCGGGCCGGGGGACCTGCTGCTCGTCCGGGTGGGGCACCGGGGGCGGCGTCGCGAGCTCGGGCCATGGGACGCGGCGAGGGCCCGGAGCGGCCTCCATCCGACGGCGATGCGGTTCCTGGCCGAGCGGCAGGTCTCGGTGCTGGGCGGAGACGGCAACAACGACACCGCCCCCAGCGCGGTGGAGGACATCGCCTTCCCCGTGCATGTGCTGGCCATGCACGCCATGGGAGTGCATCTCATGGACTATCTGCAGTTCGAGGAGCTGGCTCCCGCGTGCGAACGGGCGGGCCGCTGGAGTTTCCTGTGTGTGGTCGCGCCGCTCCGGCTGCCGGCGGCCACCGGCTCTCCGGTGAATCCCATCGCCGTTCTGTGACCGTGATCCCACGGCGGCTCGCCCGGTCGCCGCGAACGGAAAGGGCGGATACGTTCGAAGAGGCGGAATGGTTCCTTCGTCTCCGCAGCGCGAAGTGACAGGTCCCGGCGAGAGGGCAGGGCCGCGAGAGCAAGGACGGTGGTCGCCGTGGGCGACTCCCCGCACTATGACGTCATCATCATCGGCAGCGGCGCCGGCGGCGGTACGCTCGCCCACCGGCTGGCCCCCTCCGGTAAACGGGTGCTCATCCTCGAACGCGGTGACTATCTCCCGCGTGAGAGAGACAACTGGGACTCCACCGCCGTGTTCGTCAAGGGGAAGTACCGTGCACCGGAATTCTGGTTCGACAAGCACGGCAACGAGTTCCCGCCCGAGGTCAACTACTACGTCGGAGGCAACACCAAGTTCTACGGCGCCGCCCTCTTCCGGCTGCGGCCCGAGGATTTCGGCGAACTCCGCCACCACGACGGTGTCTCACCCGCCTGGCCGATCCGCTACGAAGACCTGGAGCCGTACTACACCCAGGCCGAACACCTCTATCTCGTACACGGGCGACACGGCGAGGACCCCTGCGAGGGCCCGGCGAGCGCGCAGTACGCGTACCCGCCGGTCCAACACGAGCCACGCATCCAGCAGTTGAGCGACGACCTGGAGAAGCGGGGCCTGCACCCCTTCCATCTGCCCATCGGCGTCAACCTGAGCCAGGACGGCGAGGGGCGGGCGACCCACTCCAGCGTCTGCATCCGCTGCAATCGGGTGGACGGTTTCCCGTGCCTGGTGCGCGGCAAGTCCGACGCCCAGGTGATCTGCGTGGAACCCGCCCTGCAGCACCCCAATGTCGAGATGATCACCAATGCCCGAGTAGTCAGGCTGGAGACCGACCCGGCGGGACGCAGCGTCAGCACGGTTGTCACCCGGCAGGCGGACGGCTCGGAGGCCCGGTACGCGGCGGATATCGTGGTCGTCGCCTGCGGGGCGGTCAACTCCGCCGCTCTGCTGCTGGCTTCGGCCAACGACCGGCACCCCCGCGGGCTGGCCAACAGCTCCGACGTGATCGGCCGTTTCTACATGCGGCACAACAACCTGGCCCTGATGGCCGTGTCGAAGGAGCCCAACGACACCCAGTTCCAGAAGACCCTCGCGCTGCACGACTGGTATCTGGGCGCGGACGACTGGGACTACCCGCTGGGTGGAATCCAGATGCTCGGCAAGTCCGACGCCGAGCAGATCCACGGCGAGGCCCCGCGCTGGGCCGGGGCGGTGACCCCCGACATGCCGTTCGAGGTGCTGGCCCACCACGCCGTCGATTTCTGGCTGTGCGGCGAAGACCTTCCGCTGCCCGACAACCGCGTCACTCTGGACGGCGACGGCAGCATCCATCTGGCCCTCGACGAGAAGAACAACACCGCAGGACTCAAGCGTCTGCAGCACAAACTCCAGGGCATGCTCGGTCACTTGGGCATGCACGAGCACCACTTGCTCTCCCACAGCATCTATCTGCACAAGGGCATGCCGATCGGCGCCACGGCACACCAGGCCGGCACCGTTCGATTCGGCGCAGACCCGGCCACCTCCGCCCTGGACATCAACTGCAAGTCCCACGACCTGGACAACCTCTACGTGGTCGACACGAGCTTCTTCCCGAGCATCGGCGCGGTCAACCCGTCCCTGACGGCCATCGCCAACGCCCTGCGGGTGGGCGACCACCTCATGGACCGGCTCAGCTGACGGCCGGCCGTCAGCTGGTCCGACCGGGCGAAGATGCTCCGCCCAACGGCCCAACGTCAGCTCGCCGGATGTGCCGCCCCCGGCCGCCGGTGATTCCCTGACGCTCCGGACCCGGCCGGGCCACAGCCCGGCGGACCGGGGGCCGCGCAGCGAGGAGGCAGGCAATCGTGAATTCCACCGCGGGAGCACCCCAGGGCGTGATCCCGGCACACCTGCTCAAAGGGCAGAAGGCACTGGTCACGGGCGCCAACTCCGGAATCGGCAAGGCGACGGCCATCGGTCTTGGCCGGGCCGGCGCCGATGTGGTCGTGAACTATGTGGCCGACCGCGAGTCCGCCGACCAAGTGGTCAAGGAAATCACCTCGTTCGGAGTGCGCGCTGCGGCGTACGAGGCGGACGTGTCCAAGGAGGACCAGGTCATCGGCATGATGGACCGGATGGTCCAGGAGTTCGGGACGATCGACATCCTGGTCGCCAACGCCGGTCTGCAGCGCGACGCCCCGTTCACGGAGATGACCCTCGCCCAGTGGCAGAAGGTGCTGGACGTCAATCTGACGGGTCAGTTCCTGTGCGCCCGGGAGGCGACGAAGGAGTTTCTGCGCCGCGGGGTCGTCCCGGAGGTGTCGAGCGCGGCGGGGAAGATCATCTGCATGAGTTCGGTGCATCAGCTCATCCCGTGGGCGGGGCACGTCAACTACGCCTCCTCCAAGGGCGGTGTACAGATGATGATGGAGACACTCGCGCAGGAACTCGCACCGCAGAAGATCCGTGTGAACGCGGTTGCCCCGGGAGCCATCAAGACGCCGATCAACCGCAGTGCCTGGGAGACACCGGAGGCACGGGAAGATCTGATGCGGCTCATCCCGTACAAGCGCATCGGCGACCCCCAGGACATCGCCCATGCCGTCGTCGGCCTCGCCTCCGACCTCATGGACTACGTGGTGGGAACCACCCTCTATGTGGACGGCGGGATGACCCTCTTCCCCGGCTTCGCCACCGGCGGCTGACCTTCCCCTGATCTCCTCGCGCCATCCCGAGCAGCAAAGGCACGTATGTACACCACGGTCCACCTGCTGGCGGACGCCCCGGCCCAACTGCTTCCGGCCAGAGAGCTCATGGCCTTCACGCTCGCCTCCCACATCATCCTGGTTCCCATGGGGGTGGCGCTGCCGTTCATCACCCTGGTGATGCACTACCGCGGTATGCGCAGGAAGGACCCCGTCGCCCTGCTGCTGGCGCGGCGCTGGTCGGCCGTCATGGCGGTGCAGTTCGCGGTCGGTGTCGTCACCGGCACCGTCCTGACCTTCGAGTTCGGTCTGCTCTGGCCGGGGCTGATGGGCAGGTGGGGTGATGTCTTCGGCATCGGATTCGGCGTCGAGGCCTGGGCGTTCTTCCTCGAGGCGGTGCTCATCGCCATCTATCTGTACGGCTGGCGCAGACTGAAGCCGCGCACCCACTTCCTCCTCGGGCTGCCGCTGCCGGTTACCGCGCTGCTCGGGGCGTTCGGCATCCTGGCCGCCAACTCGTGGATGAACACGCCGCAGGGCTTCTCCCTCGACTCCGACGGCAACCCCGTCGACGTGCACATCTGGAAGGCCATCTTCACCCCGATGTTCGGGCCGCAGTACTGGCACTTCGTCGTGGCGATGCTGGTGACCGCCGGCTATGTCGTGGCCGGCGTCTACGCCGTCGGCCTGCTGCGCGGCCGCCGGGACCACTACCACCGGCTCGGTTTCACCATCCCCTTCACCATCGCCGCGGTCCTCACCCCGGTGCAGCTCATGCTGGGCGACTCCATCGCCCGGTCGGTCTTCCACAAACAGCCGGTGAAGTTCGCGGCCACGGAGATCGTCTGGAAGACCGACACCCATGTGCCGGAGTACCTGTTCGGCCGAATGCACCCGGACGGAAGCATCTCCGGCGGCATCAAGATCCCGCAGCTCGACTCCATCCTGGCCGGCTTCAGCCCCCGCACCAAGGTGACCGGACTGAGCTCCGTGCCGGCGAGCGACCGGCCGACGGCCACTCAGGCCACCATCGCCCACTGGGCCTTCGACCTCATGGTCGTGATCGGCTCCCTGCTGGTACTGCTCGCCCTCTGGTACGGCCTGGTCTGGCTGCGGAACCGAAGGCTGCCCGACTCGAAGTGGTTCTTCCGCGGCGCCGCGTGCGCGGGCGTCGCCTCCGTTGCCGCGGTCGAGTGCGGCTGGGTCACCACGGAGGTGGGGCGCCAGCCCTGGATCGTCTACCAGAACATGCGGGTCGCCGAAGCGGTGACGTCGACCCGCTCCACCAGCCTGTGGATCATGTTCGGCCTGGTGATCGTGGTGTACGTCTTCGTCTTCGGCTCGTTCCTCGCCATCCTGCTCAAGATGCGCACCGGCTGGCGCCTCGCCGACGAACGGCAGGCGGCCGGGAAGCCGGTCGAGGTACCGGAGGCGGACACCCCCTACGGACCGCGCGCCCCGGTCCCGGCGGGCAACGCCCCGTCCTCCGGCAGCGGCGGGTCGGCACCGGCCGGGGAAGGCCCGTCATGACCGCGGACCTCATCGCTGTGGTGATGCTGCTCGCGGTGGCCGCTTACGCCTGCGCCGGCGGGACCGACTACGGGGCCGGCTTCTGGGACCTGACCGCCGGCGGCGCGGAACGCGGCAAGCGCCCCCGATGGCTGATCGACCACGCCATGGCCCCGGTGTGGGAGGTCAACAATGTCTGGCTGATCTTCATCTTCGTCATCATGTGGACCGGGTTCCCGACCCTGTTCCAGACCCTGTTCTCCGCGATGTGGCTGCCGCTGGCGCTGGCCGCCGTCGGCATGGTCCTGCGGGGTGCCGGTTTCGCCCTGCGCAAGCCTGCCCGGCGTATCGCAGGCCGACGCCTCTTCGGGGCCGTGTTCGCCGTCGCCTCGCTGCTCACGCCGTTCTTCCTCGGCGCGGCCGTCGGCGGGGTCGCTTCCGGCCGGGTGGCACCGGGGACCGAGCCCTCGGCCGACGCCTGGTCCAACCCCACCTCCATCATCTTCGGTCTGGTCGCCATCGCGGCGACGGCCTTCCTCGGTGCCGTGTTCCTGGCCGGGGACGCCCGGCGCTTCGAGGCGCCCGATCTGGTCGGCTACTTCCGGCTGCGAGCGCTCGGGGCCCTCGCCGTGCTCGCCGTACTGGCCGTGATCACGCTGTTCGTCACCTATGGCGACGCCCCCTATGTGTGGCACGGCCTCACTCACGGCCTCGGGCTCGCCCTCGTCGTCGTCGCCGCGGTGGCCACGCTCGCCACCGCGTGGCTGCTGCTGCGTACATCCGTTGCCTGGTCGCGGGTCACGGCCGTCGGGGCGGTCGCGGCGGTCATCATCGCCTGGGGCATGGCCCAGCGGCCCTACCTCCTCCCCACCTCGCTGACCGTGGCCGACGGCGCCGGCGCTCCCACCACTCTGCGCTGGCTGGCGTTGGTCACCCTGGTGGCGGTCGTGCTCGTCGGCCCGGCCGTCGTCCTCCTGTACTGGCTGGACACCCACGGCGAACTGGAACCTCTCACCGAAGCCGATCTGCGGCGAAGCGGTACGGGCGGCGACGGTGCGGCCGACAGCGTCTGACCACGGTGCGGCGCGGAACTCGCGGTACTTCCGAGGGGTGAAGCCGCTCTGACCGAAGACGAGATTCTGCTGGGCATCGGCCTGACCGTGGCGCTCGCCGTGGGCTCCCAGATCCTGGCGAGCCGGCTGCGGGTTCCCGCGCTGATCGTGCTGCTGCCCGTCGGCTTCGCCGCCGGCGCCCTGACCGATGTCGTCCAGCCCGACCGGCTGGTGGGGCCGGACTTCTCCTCGCTGGTGTCCCTCTCGGTGGCGGTGATCCTCTACGACGCGGGCCTGGGCCTCGAGTTGCGCCATCTCACCGGCGAAACCCGCCGGGTCGTGGCCCGGTTGATCGTGCTGGGCGTGCTCATCACCTGGGGAGCCACCGTGGCCATGGCCCCCGCGCTGTTCGACGTCCCGCTCGCAGTGGCCGTGATGACGGGTGTGATCCTCGTCGTGTCCGGGCCGACCGTCGTCGGCCCGCTGCTGGACCACGTCCGACCGACGGACAAGGCGCGGCGGATTCTGATCTGGGAAGGGTCCCTGATCGACCCGGTCGGCGGCATTCTCGGCGCCCTCGTCTTCCACGCCATCCTCGCCGGCGGGTTGAGCTCCGGCCGCGGATTCCCCATCACCGAATTCCTCGTCAGCCTGGCCGTCGGGCTGATCGGCGGCGCGGTCGGGGCGGCGCTGCTGTGGCTGACGCTGCGTACGCTCCGGCTCGGCGAGACGCTCGGCACGCTCGCGCAGCTGGCAACGGTCATCGCGGTGTCCGCCGGGTGCGACATGGTGCGTGACGACACCGGTCTCATCGCCGCGATCATCGCCGGGCTGACGGTCGCCAACCTCCCCGGTCTCGACATGCCCGCACGCCGGCCCTTCTTCGAAACGCTCGTCCAGCTGATCATCGGCCTGCTGTTCATCTCCATCTCGGCGACGGTGACCCCGGCGTCCGTCGTCCCCGTGCTGCTGCCGTCCCTCGCCCTTGTCGCCGCCCTCGTCCTGGTCGTGCGACCGCTGGTCGCCTTCCTCTCCACCGTCAGGACCGACCTCAGCTCCGGAGAACGGGCCTTCATCGGCTGGATGGCGCCCCGCGGCATCGTGGCCGCCTCCACGGCGTCGGCGTTCTCGGCCACCCTCGTCGACGAGGGGCTGAACGGGGCCTCCAAGATCCTTCCGATCACCTTCCTGGTGATCGTGGGAACTGTCCTGCTGTACGCGCTGACGGCCGCCCCGGTGGCCGCGCGGCTGGGCGTCATCAGGTCCGCGCGCACCAGACCCCTGCTGGTGGGCGGCGACCCCTGGGTGATCGGCCTGGGACGGTCGCTGCGCTCCGCCGGGCTCGACGTGCTGATGTGGGCCGGTCTCGAGGCACAGCGGGAACAGATCAGAGAGGCGGGTATCGAGCTGGCCTCCGGGGAACTGCTGGCCACCGCCGCCGACCCCAAGGCGCGGCTGGAGGGAGTCACGGCGGTCTTCCTGCTCACCGACGACGACGATTTCAACGCCCTCGCCTCGGTCATGGTGCAGGACAGCGTCGAGGGCCCGGTCTACCGGGTCGGCCCGCCGCACGACAGCCACGGCGTCATCGCCCCCTACACCGGCGGTGACATCCTCTTCGGCAGGTCACTCGTCCGGCACACCCTGGCGGCCAGGTACGAGCAGGGCGTCCGCTTCCTCGTACAGCCCGCCTCCGAGCCGCTCCCGCCGGAGCACGACACGCTGTTCGTCGTACGGGCCAACGGCCGGCTGGACCCGGTCACCGAGGCACAGACGGTCACCTTGCAGCGAGGCGACACCGTCGTACTCCTCGGCCCTTTCCCGCCGGGCCCGGCGACGTCCGCCCCCGGCGGCGACGTCCGCGCCGGGCATTGACCGTCAGCCGCCGGCGATCGGCCGGTCCCCGGTCGGCACCGCCGTGACCGGAGCCGCAGTACCGAGCGGGATCGAAGTCCCCACCTGAGACGTCCGGGTCAAGGTCGCGTCCAGGGTGATGGCCGCGTCGATCAGCGCCAGATGGGTGAACGCCTGCGGGAAATTGCCCAGTTGTCGCCCCGTCAGGTCGATCTCCTCGGAGTACAGGCCGAGATGGTTGGCGTACGTCAGCATCTTCTCCAGCACGAGTCTGGCCTGATCGGTCCGCCCGGCCCGCGCCAGTGCGTCGACGTACATGAACGTGCACAGGGAGAAGGTCCCTTCGGAGCCGCGCAGCCCGTCGGGCGACGCCTCGGGGTTGTACCGGTAGACCAGGCTGTCGGTGACCAGCTCCCGGTCCATCGCGTCCAGCGTGGACTTCCACATCGGGTCGTCGGGGGTGATGAAGCCCACCGTCGGCATCCGCAGCAGCGAGGAGTCGAGCACATCGCTGCCGTAGTGCTGGACGAATGCCTTGCGCTGCGGGTCCCAGCCCTTGGCCAGGATCTGGTCGTAGATCTTGTCGCGCTCACTGCTCCAGCGGACGATCGCGGCCGGCCGGCCGCTGGCGGCCGCGAGCCGCAGCGCGCGGTCGAAGGCGACCCAGGACATCACCCTGCCGTAGGTGAAGTTCTTGCGGCCGCCCCGCGTCTCCCACAGGCCCTCCCCGGCCTGGTCCCAGTGATCGGTGAGCCAGTCGAGGATCGTGTGCAGCGAGGTCCAGCCCCGGTGGTCCAGCTGGATTCCGCGCTGGTGGGCGAAGAAGATGCTGTCCAGCGCCTCGCCGTAGATGTCCAGTTGCAGCTGGGTCGCGGCGCCGTTGCCGATGCGTACAGGGGCCGAGCGCTGGTACCCCTCCCAGTGCTCCAGGACCTCTTCGACGAGGTCGGATGAGCCGTCGACCCGGTACATGATGTTCAGCGGTCCCGTGTCACCGTCGCTGCCGGCCTTCTCCTTCACCCGGTCGCGCAGCCAGCCGATGAACGCGGTCGCCTCCTCCTTGAACCCCAGCCCCAGCAGGGCGTACACGGAGAACGAGGCGTCGCGGATCCAGGTGAACCGGTAGTCCCAGTTGCGCTCGCCACCGAGTTGCTCCGGCAGCCCCGCCGTCGGGGCCGCCACCAGGGCGCCGCTGGGCGCGTACGTCATCAGCTTCAGCGTCACGGCGGAGCGCCCGACCGCCTCCCGCCACCGGCCCGAGTACCGGGACTGGCCGAGCCAGGACCGCCAGTACTGGACGGTGTCGTCGAAGAGCTGCTCGAACTCGGTGAGGCGGATCTCGCGCGGCGGTCCGCCGGCGGACGACTCCATGACCAGGCCCCGCTGCTCACCTGCCTGCAGGGTCAGCGAGAAGTGCAGATCCTCTTCGCCCGTAAGGGGGTTCACCAGTCGCTTGTCCCCCGGCTCGCGGACCGCGTGCACGGTCAGCTCCATATCGTCCGCGGCGAACACCGCTCCGTGGTCGGTGATGTGCAGCTTGTGCGGCTTGCGGCCGTAGTCGAAGCGGGGGGCGATGCGGATCTCGAAGGTCATGCTGCCGCGCACGCAGCGGAGCATGCGGACCAGACGGTGACGAGGGGTGGCCGTCCGCCCGGTCACCGGCATGAAGTCGACCACCTCGCCGGCGCCCGCCTCGGTCATGAACCGGGTCACCAGAACCGCGGTGTCGGGAAAGTACAACTGCTTGGTCGCGTAGGTCTTCTGCGCCGGGGAGACCGAGAAATGCCCGCCCTTCTCACGGTCCAGCAGAGCGCCGAACACACTTGGCGAGTCGAAGCGCGGACAGCAGAACCAGTCGATCGTCCCGTCGGTGGTCACCAGCGCCGCGGTCTGCAGATCACCGATCAGGCCGTGATTCTCGATCAGCGGGTAGTCGTCCATCGTGAGCCCCTTCCTGCCCGGGCCGAAAAACGCACGGCCTGCACGACCCCCCAGGTACGGCTCGGCGGCATCACGGAGATCAACCGCCATACGCCGTCGCGCCGGTCCGGTGCCACCCGGACAGCTTAAGCAAGGAACTCGCCACGGGCCTGCCGAGCAGGGCGGGGCCGGGCCTTTGAGCGGCGGAAACACGGCGCGGAGCCGGAAGTGCGCACTACCGGGAAGCCCGGACAGAGTCCCGTTTCCTGCGCCCGCCGATGTACGGCGTTAGCGTGGATCCGAAGGCCGCATTCCAGCGCTCAACTCGGAGGGTGCCCCGTGCTGTGGAGTCCTGCGCCGGTGCCCGGGAGGGGAACGGTCCGCGGGTGCCGACGATGATGTCCTGGGCGTCCGCGTTCCGGCTGCGGCAGTACGCCAAAGCCAGCCTGTGGATCGTCCCGCTGTTCGGACTCGTACTCG
This portion of the Streptomyces sp. NBC_01750 genome encodes:
- a CDS encoding glycoside hydrolase family 15 protein translates to MDDYPLIENHGLIGDLQTAALVTTDGTIDWFCCPRFDSPSVFGALLDREKGGHFSVSPAQKTYATKQLYFPDTAVLVTRFMTEAGAGEVVDFMPVTGRTATPRHRLVRMLRCVRGSMTFEIRIAPRFDYGRKPHKLHITDHGAVFAADDMELTVHAVREPGDKRLVNPLTGEEDLHFSLTLQAGEQRGLVMESSAGGPPREIRLTEFEQLFDDTVQYWRSWLGQSRYSGRWREAVGRSAVTLKLMTYAPSGALVAAPTAGLPEQLGGERNWDYRFTWIRDASFSVYALLGLGFKEEATAFIGWLRDRVKEKAGSDGDTGPLNIMYRVDGSSDLVEEVLEHWEGYQRSAPVRIGNGAATQLQLDIYGEALDSIFFAHQRGIQLDHRGWTSLHTILDWLTDHWDQAGEGLWETRGGRKNFTYGRVMSWVAFDRALRLAAASGRPAAIVRWSSERDKIYDQILAKGWDPQRKAFVQHYGSDVLDSSLLRMPTVGFITPDDPMWKSTLDAMDRELVTDSLVYRYNPEASPDGLRGSEGTFSLCTFMYVDALARAGRTDQARLVLEKMLTYANHLGLYSEEIDLTGRQLGNFPQAFTHLALIDAAITLDATLTRTSQVGTSIPLGTAAPVTAVPTGDRPIAGG
- a CDS encoding cytochrome d ubiquinol oxidase subunit II — protein: MTADLIAVVMLLAVAAYACAGGTDYGAGFWDLTAGGAERGKRPRWLIDHAMAPVWEVNNVWLIFIFVIMWTGFPTLFQTLFSAMWLPLALAAVGMVLRGAGFALRKPARRIAGRRLFGAVFAVASLLTPFFLGAAVGGVASGRVAPGTEPSADAWSNPTSIIFGLVAIAATAFLGAVFLAGDARRFEAPDLVGYFRLRALGALAVLAVLAVITLFVTYGDAPYVWHGLTHGLGLALVVVAAVATLATAWLLLRTSVAWSRVTAVGAVAAVIIAWGMAQRPYLLPTSLTVADGAGAPTTLRWLALVTLVAVVLVGPAVVLLYWLDTHGELEPLTEADLRRSGTGGDGAADSV
- a CDS encoding SDR family oxidoreductase; this translates as MNSTAGAPQGVIPAHLLKGQKALVTGANSGIGKATAIGLGRAGADVVVNYVADRESADQVVKEITSFGVRAAAYEADVSKEDQVIGMMDRMVQEFGTIDILVANAGLQRDAPFTEMTLAQWQKVLDVNLTGQFLCAREATKEFLRRGVVPEVSSAAGKIICMSSVHQLIPWAGHVNYASSKGGVQMMMETLAQELAPQKIRVNAVAPGAIKTPINRSAWETPEAREDLMRLIPYKRIGDPQDIAHAVVGLASDLMDYVVGTTLYVDGGMTLFPGFATGG
- a CDS encoding GMC family oxidoreductase translates to MGDSPHYDVIIIGSGAGGGTLAHRLAPSGKRVLILERGDYLPRERDNWDSTAVFVKGKYRAPEFWFDKHGNEFPPEVNYYVGGNTKFYGAALFRLRPEDFGELRHHDGVSPAWPIRYEDLEPYYTQAEHLYLVHGRHGEDPCEGPASAQYAYPPVQHEPRIQQLSDDLEKRGLHPFHLPIGVNLSQDGEGRATHSSVCIRCNRVDGFPCLVRGKSDAQVICVEPALQHPNVEMITNARVVRLETDPAGRSVSTVVTRQADGSEARYAADIVVVACGAVNSAALLLASANDRHPRGLANSSDVIGRFYMRHNNLALMAVSKEPNDTQFQKTLALHDWYLGADDWDYPLGGIQMLGKSDAEQIHGEAPRWAGAVTPDMPFEVLAHHAVDFWLCGEDLPLPDNRVTLDGDGSIHLALDEKNNTAGLKRLQHKLQGMLGHLGMHEHHLLSHSIYLHKGMPIGATAHQAGTVRFGADPATSALDINCKSHDLDNLYVVDTSFFPSIGAVNPSLTAIANALRVGDHLMDRLS
- a CDS encoding cyclase family protein; its protein translation is MTADAFRQLYEQLRDGARRSPDDRRGALGHLTPERVLAATAEVRSGHTVSLAAPIETLPGPDNPEPADHRMTGPAAGDIGADGLHFALDRFAMNVHGDADSHLDALCHVLFDGELYNGVPASTVTQDGAGSLSLDEVRDGIVGRGVLLDIPRLRGVPWLEPGDHVTADDLTAAEAAQGVRVGPGDLLLVRVGHRGRRRELGPWDAARARSGLHPTAMRFLAERQVSVLGGDGNNDTAPSAVEDIAFPVHVLAMHAMGVHLMDYLQFEELAPACERAGRWSFLCVVAPLRLPAATGSPVNPIAVL
- a CDS encoding cation:proton antiporter; its protein translation is MTEDEILLGIGLTVALAVGSQILASRLRVPALIVLLPVGFAAGALTDVVQPDRLVGPDFSSLVSLSVAVILYDAGLGLELRHLTGETRRVVARLIVLGVLITWGATVAMAPALFDVPLAVAVMTGVILVVSGPTVVGPLLDHVRPTDKARRILIWEGSLIDPVGGILGALVFHAILAGGLSSGRGFPITEFLVSLAVGLIGGAVGAALLWLTLRTLRLGETLGTLAQLATVIAVSAGCDMVRDDTGLIAAIIAGLTVANLPGLDMPARRPFFETLVQLIIGLLFISISATVTPASVVPVLLPSLALVAALVLVVRPLVAFLSTVRTDLSSGERAFIGWMAPRGIVAASTASAFSATLVDEGLNGASKILPITFLVIVGTVLLYALTAAPVAARLGVIRSARTRPLLVGGDPWVIGLGRSLRSAGLDVLMWAGLEAQREQIREAGIELASGELLATAADPKARLEGVTAVFLLTDDDDFNALASVMVQDSVEGPVYRVGPPHDSHGVIAPYTGGDILFGRSLVRHTLAARYEQGVRFLVQPASEPLPPEHDTLFVVRANGRLDPVTEAQTVTLQRGDTVVLLGPFPPGPATSAPGGDVRAGH
- a CDS encoding cytochrome ubiquinol oxidase subunit I, which produces MYTTVHLLADAPAQLLPARELMAFTLASHIILVPMGVALPFITLVMHYRGMRRKDPVALLLARRWSAVMAVQFAVGVVTGTVLTFEFGLLWPGLMGRWGDVFGIGFGVEAWAFFLEAVLIAIYLYGWRRLKPRTHFLLGLPLPVTALLGAFGILAANSWMNTPQGFSLDSDGNPVDVHIWKAIFTPMFGPQYWHFVVAMLVTAGYVVAGVYAVGLLRGRRDHYHRLGFTIPFTIAAVLTPVQLMLGDSIARSVFHKQPVKFAATEIVWKTDTHVPEYLFGRMHPDGSISGGIKIPQLDSILAGFSPRTKVTGLSSVPASDRPTATQATIAHWAFDLMVVIGSLLVLLALWYGLVWLRNRRLPDSKWFFRGAACAGVASVAAVECGWVTTEVGRQPWIVYQNMRVAEAVTSTRSTSLWIMFGLVIVVYVFVFGSFLAILLKMRTGWRLADERQAAGKPVEVPEADTPYGPRAPVPAGNAPSSGSGGSAPAGEGPS